Proteins found in one Pieris napi chromosome 6, ilPieNapi1.2, whole genome shotgun sequence genomic segment:
- the LOC125050284 gene encoding nucleolar protein 9: MYKAIEMGEEAQQSNENKKRQRKKRKNFISNAKKYAKKGQLGRGTQIPEELYQYFVGILDVIKEGIQDPDEREALVRNVLERTKGEEINVVGNQLGCRLVELLLPYSSSEDLERFIEILSPELRKLSADNFSSHVIETLLRVSCARATEHLQETDEPPVKKSKKDEKYSEEHIKACHEFTLKICKYALNNLEDFVWDQYANHILRSALKCLSGITLLPGEKPKVNLFKETVQDKKGIPPHLTNMTYKVVPDEFKEIVTDFANRLSSWPQFKDMAYENLTSGLLQVLLYAVKNVDKKLTKNLVDKLMDESFVPEGWVGNGDGEKKEEKDGEDKPLQGSNLPPVFESEPAVRLLEAALFVVKKKTYTQIYAKCFINRLGQLAAMPMLNFTVQRLIDNCQIKEEFEPMFDELSSKFDTLLACGNTGVLVALAKACLRIKARQAQFIQTLEKSLNCMEDNQKHFALQCLRLVPLGGNVEISTQGFFINIHGSVILQTILDFQRPTKAVQSILELQPESLLYIFSEAKGSHVADAFCKGQFVGVKARDKLIWKLKGCYQTLAMSQHGSRAFERIYESASNEQKVKIMAELSEKSNLLNSTNFGRLIATKLDVAGFKLSQNKWEQSNLKKSDNKAD; encoded by the exons ATGTACAAAGCTATAGAAATGGGTGAAGAAGCACAACAAAGCAACGAAAACAAGAAAAGACAGCGGAAGAAGCgtaagaattttatttctaacgCAAAGAAATACGCTAAAAAAGGACAACTTGGTCGTGGTACTCAAATTCCTGAAGAACTGTATCAGTATTTTGTAGGTATTTTAGATGTCATTAAAGAAGGCATACAGGATCCGGACGAGAgag AGGCCTTAGTTAGAAATGTTCTGGAGCGAACTAAAGGTGAAGAAATAAATGTAGTGGGAAATCAACTTGGATGTCGTCTTGTGGAGCTATTGTTACCATACTCTTCATCTGAAGATTTAGAgagatttattgaaatcttatCCCCCGAACTTCGTAAATTATCTGCTGACAACTTCTCAAGCCATGTCATTGAAACATTATTACGTGTGTCATGTGCTCGAGCAACAGAACATCTTCAAGAAACTGATGAACCCCCAGTTAAGAAGTCAAAAAAAGATGAGAAATACTCTGAAGAGCATATTAAAGCATGTCACGAATTTACATTAAAGATATGTAAATATGCtctaaataatttagaagATTTTGTTTGGGATCAGTATGCAAATCATATATTGCGTAGTGCATTGAAATGTTTAAGTGGTATCACATTACTCCCAGGTGAAAAACCAAAAGTTAATCTATTCAAGGAAACAGTTCAGGACAAAAAAGGAATACCACCACATTTAACAAACATGACTTACAAAGTAGTACCGGACGAGTTTAAGGAAATAGTTACGGACTTTGCAAATAGATTATCATCCTGGCCGCAATTTAAAGACATGGCTTATGAAAATTTGACATCTGGACTTTTACAAGTATTGCTGTATGCTGTGAAAAATGTAGATAAAAAGTTGACAAAGAATTTGGTTGATAAATTGATGGATGAAAGTTTTGTACCAGAGGGCTGGGTGGGCAATGGTGATGGAGAAAAAAAAGAGGAGAAAGATGGTGAAGACAAACCTTTACAAGGAAGTAATTTACCGCCTGTCTTTGAGTCTGAACCAGCTGTAAG GCTATTAGAAGCTGCACTATTTGTAGTTAAGAAGAAGacatatacacaaatatatgcAAAGTGTTTCATCAATCGCCTAGGACAGCTAGCGGCTATGCCCATGCTTAATTTCACAGTACAGCGACTCATAGACAACTGTCAAATTAAAGAGGAg TTTGAACCAATGTTTGATGAGCTCTCGAGCAAGTTCGACACCCTTCTTGCTTGTGGTAACACTGGTGTCCTTGTTGCACTGGCCAAAGCTTGCTTAAGAATAAAAGCCAGACAAGCACAGTTTATACAG ACTTTAGAAAAATCACTAAACTGTATGGAAGACAATCAAAAGCACTTTGCACTACAATGTCTACGCCTGGTTCCGCTTGGGGGTAACGTGGAAATATCCACTCAGGGATTCTTCATTAACATACATGGCTCTGTAATTCTGCAGACCATACTGGATTTCcag cGACCAACGAAAGCCGTTCAAAGCATATTGGAGCTTCAACCGGAAAGTCTTCTCTATATATTTAGTGAGGCAAAGGGAAGTCACGTAGCTGATGCCTTTTGTAAGGGACAGTTTGTTGGAGTAAAGGCACGGGATAAGCTTATCTGGAAACTTAAG GGTTGCTACCAAACATTAGCAATGTCCCAGCATGGTTCAAGGGCCTTCGAAAGAATCTACGAGTCGGCCTCTAACGAGCAAAAGGTTAAAATAATGGCAGAATTGTCGGAAAAGAGCAATCTCTTGAATAGCACAAACTTTGGACGTTTGATTGCGACGAAACTAGATGTCGCTGGTTTCAAATTGTCACAGAATAAATGGGAACaaagtaatttaaagaaaagtgATAATAAAGCTGATTAA